The genomic DNA GCAAGCGCGTAGAACGCGAGCGCAAGGGCGCGAGCGGTCGCACGCAGGAAATCCAGCGCTTGGTGGGCCGTTCGCTGCGCGGCGCAGCCGATCTCGCCGCACTCGGCGAGAACGCCATCGTCGTGGACTGCGATGTGATTGAAGCCGATGGCGGCACGCGAACGGCTAGCATTATCGGTGGCTTTGTCGCACTCGCGATTGCAGTGAAGAAAATCAAGGAACGTCTCGGCATCACGCAACAAATCTTGAAGCATGGCATTACAGCAATCTCTGTGGGCGTCGTGAGCGGCAAGCCGCTTTGCGACCTCTGCTATGTCGAAGATTCTGCAGCCGACGTCGATATGAACGTCGTTATGCAAGACGCAAAGAATTTCATCGAAGTGCAAGGCACCGGCGAACACGCGAGTTTTGACCGCGCCATGCTCAACACGCTCCTCGACCTCGGCGAGAACGCCTGCAAGGAAATCTACAAGAAGCAGATGGAATTGATTGGCGGCGAATTGCCGTAATTTAGAGAGAAGATGGCGGATCTAGTCCGCCATGGCGTGGCCCAGTTGGCGCCCCCGCAACAATGTGCGGGGTGACAAAGTAAGACAAATGTCCAGTGAACACCCGCCGCGATTGCGACGGGCTTCATATTATTTGATAACTAGGCCCTTTTTCCCAGAGACGAACGGGTCTTCGCCCGTCGAACAGAAATTCTTTTTTTCGGAGTACTTGCCAAGCCCTCTTATATTAATTCGGCTCTTAGCATTCGCTTCACCTTGGACAGCAAAGAGAATCGATGTCATAAATGTCGTACTGACTTCACTAAACACCGTCATAAAATTATCCCAATCGGCACATGCCGTCTTTAGCTCAATGGACTTGGGCAATGTCATCTTAGGCATTCTAGAAAGATTTCCAAATCCACCTTCTTGAGTATAAGCCAAAATAACTTCCAAATCAGTGTCCGAAGCATACGTTACACACAAGCCTCCCCAACTTGAGATATTAGCCTTAGCAGCCGGCGAATTACCTTCAGACGGATCAACAATACCCGCGACATGGAAACCAACGCCCAAATAACCTTCCTTTGAAAATTCTAATTCACCACAAACGCCCATACAGTAATCATAAATTTCATCGCCCGTCGTATATTCAATCCCAAGCGGTTGCGGTAATTTTACAGAACCAACACCGGACATATAATCGCCAAAGCTGAACCAATATCCTGAAGTTTCGGTACCATTATCTAATCCCGTCTCAACGGTCGTCAGAGGAGCAGCAAATCCATTCCACATTTCGCTAACTTCCTTCGGTTCAGTGCAATCTCCACGGGGACTGCTACTCGACGAAGCTCTTTGCCCAGAACTGGAACTGCGCAATACGATAAACCCTTCGTCAACACTACTCTTTGGCAAAACATAGGCATAGCCATCGACATCGCAAGCTCCATACGCATCGTATTTACCGACAGCGGCAATAGAGAGGTGTCCCTTTGTACCATCGGCACCCGGCATAATGAAACGAATGCTAGACACATGTTTTGAAGCCTCGGCCGCATTCAAAGCATCCCATGTAACGCATTTTTCTACAAATTCAGTTGATTTACCAAATTCAACCTGATAAAAGGTATCGTCGTCTGAGTAAAGCCTCAAGAGCACATCCCTATCCGCAGCGTACGTCACACAGACGCCGCCCCAATCGCTGATGTCACCATACCTTAGGGCGTACGAGACATAGGGTTCTTCAATGCCCGCAACATTGAATCCCATTCCCCCAAAAATTTCAGCAGAGGTTCCTTTTCTAAAACGATATTCAGCGCAATAACTACCACAATATTCTACAAGCGCTTCCGCACATTCATACTCAGAAGTTTCAAAACCGCACACATCCGGGCTATAAACCTCAGTAACACCGCCATCAGGATCATCGCTAATATTATACCAAAGCCCAGCACCACGTGTACTATCAGGATCATATCCCGTATTCACCAAATAGTCACCTTTGCTAGCATTCCACAAACAAGCAGCCGTATTTTTCGGCGTTTTGGCACTACTTGAGGAATTTACAATCACGCTACTTGATGACTCGCCCCCAACGACGCTCGATGACATTCCAACACCATCACTGCTACCAAGAACGGTTTCAACAGATGAACTGCTATTGCCGTAAGCCGGGACATCAAAACTACCCGACGGGTTATCGTCAGAGCAAGCAACAAAGCCAAACAGCAAGGCACTCGCCGCAATATCTAAAATTCTCCTAAACACAACGCACTCCTTTATTACTTAATTATAAATTCTATTTTTCAAAAAAGGCTGGTGTTTCAAAAGAGCACGCGCCATTAGCGGAATATTTCCCAATACCTGCCAAATTAAATCTGCATTGTTCTTGATCTACAGTGCCCTTTATAGCAAACTGGATAGCACCAACAGCTCGCCCCATATCAGGGTCATTTGGCGCAATTTCATTCCAAGTAAAGCACTTTTCGACAAGCCCACTGGACTTTGGCAAAGCGACCTTAGGAGAGTTCTCGTAAGGAACATCTTTTACAACAAAGTTCAAGTAAGCATCCTTTTCGGAATAGTAAGTGACGCAAACACCGCCCCAGTCTTGAATATCTTCGAAAACGTAATCGCCATCATTAAAGCCCGCAATATTAAACGAGACCCCGCCAACAGCGTATTCAGCTCCTTCCAAGGAAAAATCCATCGTTCCACAAAAACCGAGACAAGTTTCAATAAGTCCCCCATATATTTCATAGTCAAACTCCCCTGACAGCTCCACCGGGAATTCAATATGAGCATAAGCGTCACCAGGAGACGCCTCAAAATGTTCCAACCAGCCCGCGTACCTGTCACGGTCATTATAGCCTGTTTTCACATGGGTTCCGTCAACACCTTTCCACAGGCAAGTCAAGGAATCATCGTCAGGAAAATCCACATTGACGCCATCATTAGGAAATTCCCAATCAAACGAAAATTCGTCCGGTTTATAAGTACTGATTCCCCTAATATTGAAAGTTCTCTTATCGTCGTCACCTTGGCTTTTAACCTCAAACATGATAGACAGGATTTCCTTTGCGGCCTCTTCTCCCGTATAGACCTGGCGATTGATTGAATATTCGGAATATTTCCATCTAGTTATATCAAAACGGCTCCATTCTGCACATACAGTTTTAGGCTCGTCAATCCAATACAAATTACGAAGTGTGGGTTCAGAACCACCATGCGTCGTTCTTTCTAGAAAGCCCTCAGGATATGCCATGAACGGCCATATTTCACTATTGGAATCAATTCCATCAACATTAACTTTCAAATGGACATACATCCAATAATCAGATTCATACGTGATACAGATACCACCCCAAGACGAGACATCCGCCGTAGCGCCGTCCCTGGCTAGTTGGATTTCAAAACCAGCCCAAGGTCTATACACTGAAGTATCGGGTTCAAGCGATCCGCATAAGCCATCACAATGTTTAAAAACAGAGGCCAAAGGAGTCGATGATTTTTCGAGTTCGACAGGGAAAACAATCTTCGATTTACCCTGTTGACCAAACAAGGTATCGCCAAAGGTTCGCCAAAAGCCCGTGCTATCGTCACCCGTATTGACCTTGTAATCTATGGCTGGGTCCCACAAGTTATAGCGGCGAGCCTTTACCGCACCACTCGAAGAAGACTCGACTACGACACCGTCACTCGAAAGAGCATCTACAGACGAGCTACTCCCATCTGCGATAGGCTCAGCAATCGGAATCGAAGGATTGTCATCGGAACAGGCGGCAACGACAAAGAACAAAATCGAAACCACTCCCCCAAGAATTCTCCTAAACATTCAACACTCCTTCACTTTGTCTATAAATTGTAATATATAATATTTCATTAAAAAAGGTGATCCCGGCACAAGGCCGGGAAGACATAAAGGGAATTGCTAGCAAGCTGTCTAGTTATTCAGTGACGAAATGTTCTTCTATAGGGCACTTTAAACTGTAATCGTATTCCGCATAAGTCGAATACTTGCCGAGTCCGTGAATATTGATTTTTTTCCGGGTTCCTTTTGCCCCGTAAACAACAAAGTTCACAGTCGTGAGATTCTTGGGGTCAACAAGTTTTCCATCGTCTGACTTAAATTCGTCCCACGTTAAGCAACTCGTTACCACTTCAGAACTCTTGGGAAGCGTCG from Fibrobacter sp. UWB13 includes the following:
- the rph gene encoding ribonuclease PH — translated: MAYERTDRKPEEFRNLKMTTGFISSADGSVLIEMGRTRVICNATLLPKVPDWLAGRGTGWITAEYSLLPQSTGKRVERERKGASGRTQEIQRLVGRSLRGAADLAALGENAIVVDCDVIEADGGTRTASIIGGFVALAIAVKKIKERLGITQQILKHGITAISVGVVSGKPLCDLCYVEDSAADVDMNVVMQDAKNFIEVQGTGEHASFDRAMLNTLLDLGENACKEIYKKQMELIGGELP